The proteins below come from a single Rhinoraja longicauda isolate Sanriku21f chromosome 5, sRhiLon1.1, whole genome shotgun sequence genomic window:
- the smim8 gene encoding small integral membrane protein 8 isoform X2, translating to MCSSELKINAAIQQESVLKLSLMNLREEYEKKITEEIEKVREEEKVEAEAPIILLQSRHQSEIDYLKDLLCDKEESLKEIFERVETMTILEMELENELRETRSAFQDYINLTYPKLPPEQVEFILPPRQMCLHSHNPLCSVKPHKAQKRPQK from the exons ATGTGCTCAAG CGAGTTAAAGATAAACGCAGCGATTCAGCAGGAATCTGTGCTGAAACTGTCTCTGATGAACCTGAGGGAGGAGTACGAAAAGAAGATCACAGAGGAAATCGAGAAAGTCCGCGAagaagagaaggtggaggctgagGCTCCCATCATCTTGCTACAAAGCAGGCACCAGTCTGAAATAGACTATCTGAAAGATTTGCTGTGCGATAAAGAGGAGAGCCTCAAAGAGATTTTTGAGCGTGTGGAAACAATGACCATCTTGGAAATGGAGCTGGAGAACGAGCTGCGGGAGACACGAAGTGCTTTCCAGGACTATATTAACCTCACTTATCCAAAACTACCTCCGGAACAAGTAGAGTTTATCCTTCCACCTCGGCAGATGTGCCTACactcccacaaccctctgtgcagTGTCAAACCCCACAAAGCTCAAAAGCGTCCGCAAAAATAG
- the smim8 gene encoding small integral membrane protein 8 isoform X1, protein MEASHNEWKQSVEDAKSAVFIWALKEKTEAVKNALLVAEQQKNKELEILRNKHVNVLKEEIRKSETRLQWEFQQQGKKHRDATELRLAHEIQQTLEKCAAEKEKAILKTIEKQTNIASENLEKVVSELKINAAIQQESVLKLSLMNLREEYEKKITEEIEKVREEEKVEAEAPIILLQSRHQSEIDYLKDLLCDKEESLKEIFERVETMTILEMELENELRETRSAFQDYINLTYPKLPPEQVEFILPPRQMCLHSHNPLCSVKPHKAQKRPQK, encoded by the exons ATGGAGGCATCTCATAATGAATGGAAACAGTCTGTGGAGGATGCAAAGTCAGCAGTTTTTATTTGG GCCTTGAAAGAGAAAAcagaggcagtgaagaatgcactTCTTGTGGCTGAGCAGCAAAAGAATAAAGAGTTGGAGATACTAAGGAATAAACACGTCAATGTGCTCAAG GAAGAAATAAGAAAAAGTGAGACAAGGTTGCAGTGGGAATTTCAGCAGCAAGGAAAAAAGCACCGAGACGCCACAGAGCTACGTCTGGCTCACGAAATCCAGCAGACGCTTGAGAAATGTGCAGCCGAAAAGGAAAAGGCTATATTGAAAACGATAGAGAAACAAACTAACATTGCATCGGAGAACCTTGAGAAAGTAGTATC CGAGTTAAAGATAAACGCAGCGATTCAGCAGGAATCTGTGCTGAAACTGTCTCTGATGAACCTGAGGGAGGAGTACGAAAAGAAGATCACAGAGGAAATCGAGAAAGTCCGCGAagaagagaaggtggaggctgagGCTCCCATCATCTTGCTACAAAGCAGGCACCAGTCTGAAATAGACTATCTGAAAGATTTGCTGTGCGATAAAGAGGAGAGCCTCAAAGAGATTTTTGAGCGTGTGGAAACAATGACCATCTTGGAAATGGAGCTGGAGAACGAGCTGCGGGAGACACGAAGTGCTTTCCAGGACTATATTAACCTCACTTATCCAAAACTACCTCCGGAACAAGTAGAGTTTATCCTTCCACCTCGGCAGATGTGCCTACactcccacaaccctctgtgcagTGTCAAACCCCACAAAGCTCAAAAGCGTCCGCAAAAATAG